From Alosa sapidissima isolate fAloSap1 chromosome 2, fAloSap1.pri, whole genome shotgun sequence, one genomic window encodes:
- the LOC121697143 gene encoding cerebellin-1-like yields MSCRAENNAQKTELAVMRERLVASETKVDALERGNAAQHTDLNTMKTEMENLKMETAAQETELTAVKTRLAVTETEVVNLEKEITEQPKVAFSAGLTDSGFIESGNTDLNLVFTKIITNVGQAYSSTTCFFTAPVRGVYYFRFTVRDDIVSRYMHIKMLKNGEQIMELYVYDTDGRPSYLSSGVTLQLEVGDVVSMRLPAGHRLYDDANNYSTFSGFLQFPL; encoded by the coding sequence ATGAGCTGCAGAGCAGAGAACAATGCTCAGAAGACAGAGCTGGCCGTCATGAGAGAAAGACTGGTGGCCAGTGAGACTAAAGTGGACGCTCTGGAAAGGGGGAATGCAGCTCAACACACAGATCTGAACACTATGAAGACTGAGATGGAGAATCTGAAGATGGAAACTGCAGCACAAGAGACAGAGCTGACAGCAGTGAAGACCAGACTGGCAGTTACTGAGACTGAAGTAGTGAATCTGGAGAAAGAGATCACAGAGCAACCCAAGGTGGCATTCTCAGCAGGTCTGACTGACTCAGGATTCATAGAGTCTGGGAATACTGACTTGAACTTGGTCTTTACTAAAATCATAACCAATGTTGGACAGGCCTACAGCAGCACAACATGCTTCTTCACAGCTCCAGTCAGGGGAGTCTACTACTTCAGATTCACTGTCAGGGATGACATAGTCTCACGCTATATGCATATCAAAATGTTAAAGAATGGAGAGCAGATCATGGAGTTATATGTGTATGATACAGATGGACGTCCCTCCTATCTGTCCAGTGGTGTGACTCTGCAGCTGGAGGTAGGAGATGTAGTTAGCATGCGACTCCCTGCAGGCCACAGGCTCTATGATGATGCTAATAATTACAGCACCTTCAGT